The Hymenobacter sp. 5317J-9 genome has a window encoding:
- a CDS encoding glycosyltransferase family 2 protein: MPVPLSVVIITFNEEANIARCLQALGNVADDVLVVDSFSTDATVEICRQHGARVIQHAFAGYVEQKNYATSQARFDHVLQLDADEVLTEELRQSIRAAKADWQHAAYSLARLTNYCGHWVRHGGWYPDRKLRLYDRRLGRWTGLLLHERYEVDAGQTTGHLAGDALHYSYHSVAQHISQLNKFTSITAQELALRGKTNVNLFHLLLKPLWKFVHGYFFRLGLLDGFAGLCIAGISAWGVFLKFAKLKTRTESAEA, from the coding sequence ATGCCTGTCCCGCTCTCCGTCGTCATCATCACATTCAATGAAGAAGCCAACATTGCCCGCTGCCTGCAGGCGCTGGGCAACGTGGCCGACGACGTGCTGGTAGTCGATTCCTTCTCGACCGATGCCACCGTCGAAATCTGCCGGCAGCACGGCGCCCGCGTCATTCAGCACGCCTTCGCCGGCTACGTGGAGCAGAAAAACTACGCCACCAGCCAAGCGCGGTTCGACCACGTGCTGCAGCTCGACGCCGACGAAGTGTTGACAGAGGAGCTGCGCCAGTCCATTCGCGCCGCCAAGGCCGACTGGCAGCACGCGGCCTACTCGCTGGCCCGCCTCACCAACTACTGCGGCCACTGGGTGCGCCACGGCGGCTGGTACCCCGACCGCAAGCTGCGCCTCTACGACCGCCGCCTGGGCCGCTGGACCGGCCTGCTCCTGCACGAGCGGTACGAAGTGGACGCCGGCCAAACCACCGGCCACCTCGCCGGCGACGCCCTGCACTACAGCTACCACAGCGTCGCGCAGCACATCAGCCAGCTCAACAAGTTCACCAGCATCACGGCCCAGGAGCTGGCCCTGCGCGGCAAAACCAACGTGAACCTGTTCCACCTGCTGCTCAAGCCGCTCTGGAAATTCGTGCACGGCTACTTTTTCCGGCTGGGTCTGCTTGACGGGTTCGCAGGCCTGTGCATTGCCGGCATTTCGGCCTGGGGCGTGTTTTTGAAATTCGCCAAGCTGAAAACCCGTACCGAAAGCGCCGAAGCATGA
- a CDS encoding glycosyltransferase family 9 protein, which translates to MSRTDAIGDVVLTLPVAGQLKQLFPGCRVVLIGRTYTAPVAAACPWVDDFLNLDELVKLSEPEQVVALQRQAAAAIIHVFPNKLLARLAQKANIPVRIGTRNRWRHWLTCNRLVALSRRHSPLHEAQLNLQLLQPLGFIGPSPLPEVAKLVRLQATEPLAPALQQLLQQRHPGQLNVILHPRSRGSAREWGLDNFGQLAQLLHRAGHRVFITGTAAEGQELADWLQQNAAFLAADLTGQLGLSQFLAFIAAADGLVAGSTGPLHLAAALGRHALGLYPPIRPMHPGRWGPLGPHAGFMVFDKPNCQDCRAQPAACTCIRAIEPAAVAAQVAAWALLPAP; encoded by the coding sequence GTGTCTCGCACCGATGCCATTGGCGACGTAGTGCTGACCCTGCCGGTAGCCGGGCAGCTCAAGCAGCTGTTTCCGGGTTGCCGGGTGGTGCTCATCGGGCGCACCTACACGGCGCCCGTGGCGGCGGCCTGCCCCTGGGTCGATGATTTTCTCAACCTCGACGAGCTGGTGAAGCTGTCCGAGCCGGAGCAGGTAGTTGCATTGCAGCGCCAGGCCGCCGCGGCCATCATCCACGTTTTCCCCAACAAGCTGCTGGCTCGTCTGGCCCAAAAAGCTAATATCCCGGTCCGCATTGGTACGCGCAACCGCTGGCGCCACTGGCTCACCTGCAACCGGCTGGTGGCCCTCAGCCGCCGCCACTCACCCCTGCACGAAGCCCAACTCAACCTGCAGCTGCTCCAGCCCCTGGGCTTCATAGGCCCGTCGCCGCTGCCCGAAGTAGCCAAGCTGGTGCGCCTGCAGGCCACCGAGCCCCTGGCGCCCGCGTTGCAGCAGTTGCTGCAGCAGCGCCATCCCGGCCAGCTCAACGTCATCCTGCACCCGCGCAGCCGGGGCAGTGCCCGAGAGTGGGGCCTCGATAATTTTGGGCAGTTGGCCCAGCTCCTGCATCGGGCCGGCCACCGCGTTTTCATCACGGGCACGGCCGCCGAAGGGCAGGAGCTGGCCGACTGGCTTCAGCAAAACGCCGCCTTTCTTGCCGCCGACCTCACTGGTCAGCTTGGCCTGTCGCAGTTTCTGGCCTTCATTGCCGCCGCCGATGGGCTGGTGGCCGGCAGCACCGGGCCGCTGCACCTGGCCGCAGCGCTCGGCCGCCACGCGCTGGGGCTCTACCCGCCCATTAGGCCCATGCACCCCGGCCGCTGGGGGCCGTTGGGCCCGCACGCCGGATTTATGGTCTTCGACAAGCCCAATTGCCAGGACTGCCGCGCACAGCCGGCCGCCTGCACCTGCATCCGGGCCATCGAGCCGGCGGCCGTGGCCGCGCAGGTAGCCGCGTGGGCACTTCTGCCCGCGCCGTGA
- a CDS encoding sigma-70 family RNA polymerase sigma factor, giving the protein MSDSPERVKLSKEEKDRRFQAELMPVLDPLYNFAYRLTLDEDDANDLVQETYLKAYRFFEYFEPGTNAKAWLFRILKNSFINDFRKKSKQPAKVDYSEIEGYYNPDDVEAEGEVGASSSDMRQQSARDLIGDEVASALNSLPVDFRTVIILCDLEGFTYEEMAKVLDIPIGTVRSRLHRARNFLKDKLEKYAQSMGYGNDAIDDETELTDSENN; this is encoded by the coding sequence ATGAGCGATTCTCCCGAACGGGTCAAACTGAGCAAAGAGGAAAAAGACCGGCGCTTTCAGGCCGAGTTGATGCCCGTGCTCGACCCGCTCTACAACTTTGCCTACCGGCTCACCCTCGACGAGGACGATGCCAACGACCTCGTGCAGGAAACCTACCTCAAGGCGTACCGCTTTTTCGAGTACTTCGAGCCCGGCACCAACGCCAAGGCCTGGCTTTTCCGCATTCTCAAGAATTCGTTCATCAACGACTTCCGCAAGAAGAGCAAGCAGCCCGCCAAAGTCGACTACAGCGAGATTGAGGGCTATTACAACCCCGACGACGTCGAGGCCGAAGGCGAAGTGGGCGCTTCGTCGTCCGACATGCGCCAGCAGTCGGCCCGCGACCTGATTGGCGACGAAGTGGCCAGCGCCCTAAATTCTTTGCCCGTCGATTTTCGCACCGTCATCATCCTCTGCGACCTCGAAGGCTTTACCTATGAGGAAATGGCCAAAGTGCTTGATATTCCGATTGGTACCGTGCGTTCGCGCCTGCACCGGGCCCGCAACTTTCTCAAGGATAAGCTGGAGAAATACGCCCAATCAATGGGATATGGCAATGACGCAATTGACGACGAAACGGAACTAACCGACTCCGAAAATAATTAA